A window from Vigna angularis cultivar LongXiaoDou No.4 chromosome 7, ASM1680809v1, whole genome shotgun sequence encodes these proteins:
- the LOC108337660 gene encoding UPF0496 protein At3g49070, which produces MKIKLVRRIKKLLSYSECSTSTNHQTCLDVREEYANAFRTESYTEFWTRVLAYSKNESTSCLSRDSTTSARLPSYRLFAEHLLDPDQPTVIRALSVAQCRPKVHSLLSDYFAHTAHASLVCSHLLRDIDRLRLKYSSLKTILQCLPSNQIPSPMVITRLTEFSNFSNPFAASGLVRATQCRCSDLQKRLESSRDKARTKVQLAAKIKCGSACLVAAITASLVVLIMSHGFALIVAMPGLASMNLGSERKMGSVTARLNAAAKGSYIVNKDLETTDRLVGRVNDELEHMRRTVRFWLERKDDKVQADGGVVRLLKKNQCSFSEQLDELEEHLYLCFMTINRARELVLSQISNLT; this is translated from the coding sequence AATGCAGCACTTCTACAAACCACCAAACCTGTTTGGACGTGCGTGAGGAATATGCCAACGCGTTTCGTACGGAATCATACACTGAGTTCTGGACACGTGTCCTTGCCTACTCCAAGAATGAATCAACTTCTTGTTTGTCAAGAGACTCCACCACTTCGGCGCGTCTCCCCTCTTACCGTTTGTTCGCAGAGCATCTATTGGACCCGGATCAGCCCACGGTTATTCGGGCCTTATCGGTGGCCCAATGCAGGCCCAAGGTCCACTCTTTATTGTCAGACTATTTTGCACACACTGCCCATGCTTCTCTTGTCTGTAGCCACCTACTACGAGACATTGATCGCCTGCGTCTCAAGTATTCATCACTCAAAACCATTCTTCAGTGCCTTCCATCTAACCAAATCCCTTCACCAATGGTAATAACCCGTTTAACCgaattttcaaacttttctaACCCGTTTGCCGCGTCGGGTCTGGTTCGGGCCACCCAGTGTCGGTGCTCCGACTTGCAAAAGCGACTCGAGTCGAGCCGCGACAAGGCGCGAACCAAGGTTCAATTAGCTGCGAAAATAAAATGTGGCTCGGCTTGTCTAGTTGCAGCTATAACGGCTTCACTTGTTGTTCTTATAATGTCTCATGGCTTTGCATTGATTGTGGCTATGCCTGGGTTGGCTTCGATGAATCTGGGTTCAGAAAGGAAGATGGGTTCGGTGACAGCTCGGCTGAACGCAGCTGCAAAAGGAAGTTATATAGTGAATAAGGACTTGGAGACGACGGATCGGCTTGTGGGTCGGGTAAATGATGAGCTGGAGCACATGAGGAGGACGGTGAGATTTTGGCTTGAGAGGAAGGATGATAAAGTTCAGGCCGATGGTGGAGTTGTGCGGTTGTTGAAGAAGAACCAATGTAGCTTTAGTGAGCAATTGGATGAGTTGGAAGAACATTTGTATTTGTGTTTCATGACTATTAATAGGGCTAGAGAACTTGTGCTTAGTCAAATTAGTAATTTAACTTGA